The Haliotis asinina isolate JCU_RB_2024 chromosome 2, JCU_Hal_asi_v2, whole genome shotgun sequence genomic interval AGACAATATGACGGAAAAAAACCACTGTATTTTCAAATCGAAttctacccgtgaagattcggctTAGAGCTGATATTGAGCAATCCGTGCTTGTAGTAAGGGGTGATTAACGGTTCAAgcggtcagactcgatgacttgattgatgaatgctattttatcccaagatcgatactcatgctgttgatcactggattgtctggcccagattctattatttacagatcgtcaccatataactggaatattgctgagtgcgacaggAAAACAACAAACGAACACACAATGCAAATAGACATCCGGCTTTATCGAGCGACGGATAACTCGATGTTCTTAAGGTCATTGTGCCTTCGATTTAACAATTTATTCTCACATCAGTCGTTGACTTTTCAACTCGGAAGTGCACGTGGAATAAGTGTGATCCGCGATGTGGTTGATACCATTGTACAGTCCACACAGCTGTGACGGGGGAGACACAGTGTGATACACAGTTAAATCCCACATCCTCACAGTTTGAATTTGAATCGCAGTTCATTACAGGACAATGACAGACTGGTTTTATTCCCCGGTTCGTTCAGTACGAAAGCGTAACAGGTTCAACTGGGTTATGACTGTCAGTTCCTATCAACCTCACACTGTTATCATTCGTCGACTCTTAGACCACTATATACCATAGCAATGGCAGTGATAGTGGTAGGTGTTACATTGGCAATGGTAGTAGTAAATGTAGCAGTGACAATGGTAGTAGTAGATGCAGCAGTGACAATGGTAGTGGTAGATGTAACAGTGACAATGATAGTGAGAGATGCATCAGTGACAATGGCACTATCAGATGTAGCAGTGAGAAAGGTAGTGGTAGATGTAGCAgtgacagtggtagtagtagatGCAGCAGTGACAATGGGAGTGGTAGATGCAGCAGTGACAATGGTAGTGGTAGATGTAGCAGTGACAATGGGAGTGGTAGATGTAGCAGTGACAATGGTAGTGGTAGATGTAGCAGTGACAATGGTAGTAGTAGATGCAGCAGTGACAATGGGAGTGGTAGATGCAGCAGTGACAATGGTAGTGGTAGATGCAGCAGTGACAATGGTAGTGGTAGATGTAGCAGTGACAATGGGAGTGGTAGATGTAGCAGTGACAATGGGAGTGGTAGATGTAGCAGTGACAATGGTAGTGGTAGATGCAGCAGTGACAATGGGAGTGGTAGATGCAGCAGTGACAAAGGTAGTGGTAGATGCAGCAGTGACAATGGGAGTGGTAGATGTAGCAGTGACAAAGGGAGTGGTAGATGTAGCAGTGACAATGGTAGAGGTAGATGTAGCAGTGACAATGGGAGTGGTAGATGTAGCAGTGACAATGGTAGTGGTAGATGCAGCAGTGACAATGGTAGTGGTAGATGCAGCAGTGACAATGGTAGTGGTAGATGTAGCAGTGACAATGGGAGTGGTAGATGCAGCAGTGACAATGGTAGTGGTAGATGCAGCAGTGACAATGGTAGTGGTAGATGTAGCAGTGACAATGGTAGTGGTAGATGTAGcagtgacagtgacaatgaTAGTGGTAGCTGTAGCTGTAGCAGTGACAATGGTAGTGGTAGATGTAGCAGTGACAATGAGAGTGGTAGATGCAGCAGTGACAATGGTAGTGGTAGATGCAGCAGTGACAATGGTAGATGTAGCAGTGACAATGGGAGTGGTAGATGCAGCAGTGACAATGGTAGTGGTAGATGCAGCAGTGACAATGATAGTGGTAGATGTAGCAGTGACAATGGGAGTGGTAGATGTAGcagtgacagtgacaatgaTAGTGGTAGCTGTAGCTGTAGCAGTGACAATGGTAGTGGTAGATGTAGCAGTGACAATGGTAGTGGTAGATGCAGCAGTGACAATGGTAGTGGTAGATGCAGCAGTGACAATGGTAGTGGTAGATGTAGCAGTGACAATGGTAGTGGTAGCTGTAGCAGTGACAGTGACAATGGTAGTGGTAGATGTAGCAGTGACAATGAGAGTGGTAGATGCAGCAGTGACAATGGTAGTGGTAGATGCAGCAGTGACAATGGTAGTGGTAGATGTAGCAGTGACAATGAGAGTGGTAGATGCAGCAGTGACAATGGTAGTGGTAGATGCAGCAGTGACAATGATAGTGGTAGATGTAGCAGTGACAATGGTAGTGGTAGATGTAGcagtgacagtgacaatgaTAGTGGTAGCTGTAGCTGTAGCAGTGGCAATGGTAGTGGTAGATGTAGCAGTGACAATGGGAGTGGTAGATGCAGCAGTGACAATGGTAGTAGTAGATGCAGTATGAACAATGGTAGTGGTAGATGCAGCAGTGACAATGGTAGTAGTAGATGCAGTATGAACAATGGTAGTAGTAGATGCAGCAGTGACAATGGTAGTGGTAGATGTAACAGTGACAATGATAGTGAGAGATGCATCAGTGACAATGGCACTATCAGATGTAGCAGTGAGAAAGGTAGTGGTAGATGTAGCGGTGACAATGGTAGTGGTAGATGTAGCAGTGACAATGGGAGTGGTAGATGCAGAAGTGACAATGGTAGTGGTAGATGCAGCAGTGACAATGGGAGTGGTAGATGTAGCAGTGGCAATGGTAGTGGTAGATGCAGCAGTGACAATGATAGTGGTAGATGTAGCAGTGACAATG includes:
- the LOC137271582 gene encoding uncharacterized protein, with amino-acid sequence MGVVDAAVTMVVVDVAVTMGVVDVAVTMVVVDVAVTMVVVDAAVTMGVVDAAVTMVVVDAAVTMVVVDVAVTMGVVDVAVTMGVVDVAVTMVVVDAAVTMGVVDAAVTKVVVDAAVTMGVVDVAVTKGVVDVAVTMVEVDVAVTMGVVDVAVTMVVVDAAVTMVVVDAAVTMVVVDVAVTMGVVDAAVTMVVVDAAVTMVVVDVAVTMVVVDVAVTVTMIVVAVAVAVTMVVVDVAVTMRVVDAAVTMVVVDAAVTMVDVAVTMGVVDAAVTMVVVDAAVTMIVVDVAVTMGVVDVAVTVTMIVVAVAVAVTMVVVDVAVTMVVVDAAVTMVVVDAAVTMVVVDVAVTMVVVAVAVTVTMVVVDVAVTMRVVDAAVTMVVVDAAVTMVVVDVAVTMRVVDAAVTMVVVDAAVTMIVVDVAVTMVVVDVAVTVTMIVVAVAVAVAMVVVDVAVTMGVVDAAVTMVVVDAV